The following DNA comes from Miscanthus floridulus cultivar M001 chromosome 5, ASM1932011v1, whole genome shotgun sequence.
cccttttataggccaagggaaagcaggggttacaacGGAGGGAAAAAGGGGAGaacgagaaggagaagaagtctttcaggatcgccgggtccttcttctcttctATGCGGGTCtcgccgaccctgtagacgtcaacagggatagcttcATGTCGCGGTCCTGTCCATCACTAGCACCACGTGCAGGCGTCGTCTCCCGGTCATGGCGCTCTACTCTGTCCTAGCAGACGTCGTGgcgaactgacgcgcctgtcagtgttcgtacgagggttaggcagaacagtaccgGTACGCCTGATGCTGTTCCTGACGTGAACCCCCAGGTATTTCCCGTCGTGGGTCGTGGGCTACATTgaggcgtgccagtctcttccctggcatcagagctttgacctaggcacATAcgtttggacctggagtggttggcggcggtatgggtctccgtcgggtgagacggagtccctggcctcggggtcgagcgaggcagagttcctccccagaggccgggcgaggcagagtgcGAATCCAAggctcgggtgaggcggagcccaaacccaagggtcgggtgaggcggaacccgcccttagaggtcgggcgaggtggagtccgcggccttggtgtcgggcctGACGGAGCCTGCcccaggggttgggcgaggtggagccaaccttcgggggtcagacgaggtggagcccacgaccttggtgtcgggcgaggcggagccaaccctcgggggtcaggtgaggcggagcccgcggtctcagtgtcgggtgaggcggagccaaccttcagGGGTCaagcaaggcggagccaaccctcgggggtcggacgaggcgaagctcgcggcctcggtgtcgggcaaggcggagccaaccctcgggggttgggcgaggcggagctcgcctcaggggtcgggcgtggcggagccaaccctcgggggttgggcgaggcagagcccgcggcctcggtgtcaggcgaggcagagccaaccctcgggggttgagcgaggcggagccaaccctcgggggtcggacgaggcggagccaaccttcggggggcgaacgaggcggagcccgcggcctcggtgtcgggcgaggcggagccaaccttcgggggtcgaacgaggcggatcccgcggcctcggtgtcgggcgaggcggagccaaccctcgggggtcggggtcggttggagctgtaatcgcgttcttgactgctcggacgagtcaatgttgatggttattagctcctcttcgggtaccctagtattggtccccgacaggtaGTGGGTGGGAGTGATGGACTGCCCCCAATTTGCAATACGCAGCTGTCTTGTGTTGGGAGGCAGACTGGTGCAGCTAGGGTGGAGATCGACTGCAATGCCAGAGACAAAGGAGGTGACTGATTCCATGACTGGGGTCACATGTTAGCCTGCTTGTTCTTTTTATGAAAACTTTTATGTAGTAATATGCTACTTATAcaaaaatttttatggtgtagcTCTTGTCTGGGATGACAGGAAGCCAGAATTGATTTGGGTAAATGCTTTTAGGCTCTAGCAATGCACCACTTTGTCATGTTTTCAGCCATCTTGATTTAAATTCTTGGCATTTAGTGCATCACTACCTCACTAGCAGTTATAATATAGTTTCATGCTTTATCTCATCTCAGTCATGATTATTTCCTAATGGTAGTGACATTAACTTCACATTTACAGGTTGGCATTTCAGAAAGTGGTATAGATGATGCTGTTGATAAGCTTGTAGCTAGGGGGTAAGCTCAATAGCTCATGCTTTTGTTTGGTTTTGTTCATTTCCAGAATTATGTAGTTCTTCAGATTTATGCTTTATCTTGTTATCATAACATTATCCTGAACATCAGCAAGCTCATGCTGCTTCAGGTTGGTAATGCTCGGTCAATGTGTCTATCCTTATTGATGTGGCAATAATGAGGGATTTTTTGCATTATTGACTCCTTTACAATTTGATGTTAGTTATGTTGCTTTCATGAAATTCAAATCTGCTCattgatttctataatgcataaaATTTCCTTTTGAACCTTATGGTCTGCAAGGCATCCCTATAGCgcctcttccttttcttttccttctttttttggTGCTGAAGCAGTGAGGTTATTGCTCATGAATCTGGCACCTATTTCCAGGTATAAAGTTGGACGAATAGAACAAATGGAATCTGCAAACCAGGCCAAAGCTAGAGGATTACATTCTGTAAGTATTCAGTACTGCGATGAAACAACATTAATTCCGAGTGTTTACACTGATTGTTCATCACTTAGCTAGTGGCAGAAGTAGCAAGCATGCGCCTACCTTTTTTAGAACCTCCCTTTTCTCAGTTGCATATCCAAATTTCTTTGTTCTGGTATGGCAATCTTTTGTTCAAATGTGCGCATAGTCATGTACATTGTGATTTTTCATCCCTCTATTTTGCTGTATTGGAAATTTAGTTTTACTTAAGACACAATTATGGTACTCTGGATAGGTGTAAATTAGTAGCAATATACCCTGTGCAACACAAAACTCTATAATTCAGTATGTGCTCATATTTGTGGTGCAATGTAAATAACTTCCTTACAGGCAATAATATTCTAGTGGCATGTAACATTTTTTCTCATAAAAAACTtctgcaaggttattgaaagaaAGTTGGTTCATGTGTCCACACCATCAATTGCGGCTGATAACATTGGTACTGATGCTGTTCACCTTCTGGCATTGAAAGAGGTTTGCTTCTAGCATTGCACCTGTCTTTGGTCCACCATACTTTTCTATGATGCTTTGGAAGTTTGTCCGGTTCAAATGGAATGTATATAAGCATATATGGGTACCACACCCAACCTAACCATTTTTTTTATCATCCAACCTAACCatcttactccctccattccaaatataGTTCACTCTAGCTTTGTTCTAAGTTAAGCTTATTtaaatttgaccaagtttattGAAAAATACACTAACACCTTCAACATCAAATAATTTCATTAGTTTCTTCATGAAATACGCTTCGATAGAgcatttatttgaacttgtagaTGTTAACATATATATATTAGAAAGAACTTGGTCAATGTAAGAGAAGTTTGAGTTAGGACAAAGTttgtgaactataatttggaacagatgaAGTATAACTTAAAGCATTATTTcatcaaaagagagaaaaaatgtCATCTTAGCACAAAATAATCCATTGAACTTTCCAAAGTGATCTATAATTTGGAACATATGAAGTACAGCTTAAAGCATTATTTCATCTAAAAAGACAGAATTTTGTGATTTTAGCACATAATAATCCAATAAACTTACTagatatttttttagataatggaaaggCTCCAGCTTCTTGCATCCCTGATGCATACAACATGTCTGCATTTGTTCATTATTACAAAGGTTCATCATGACAAAGCGaaacaaacaacaacaacaacaaagcctttaagtcccaaacgaCAAAGCGaaacaaagaagaaaataaatgcATAGCCTATAATTAAGCAGTCAACCATACATGGTGAAAAATTGCATTGCTACCACCTCCGAAGAGTGGCTTGCCTTGAAGAAGGTTTCTCTTTGTCTTTCCTTTTGTAGCTATCTCCATAAGCGCAAACAATATGCTCCCCTCTGTAGCTGGGTGCTAGTATGTTTGTTGTTAAAGATCATGTAATTATGGCTAAGCCATACAGACCAAAAGTTGGCAACCCACTCCTACTAAGATCTGTGCTTTAGTACTAGTTCGGTAGTTCCCCTTGCATGCCGCTGACTCCCCTTTATGTGGTTAATACTTGTTTTTTATACCCAACGCAATAATAATTATATGTAAAATGGAATAGCAAAATGATACTCAAAGAAAAGGTGTTCTATGTTTTGTTGTGGCTACAGAAGCAACTAGCATTCTAGTTTCTTTTGGCCAAAATATCCTTGGTCAAAATAAGCCCTCTACCTAAGTACTACAAGAAAACTATTCTTGAGTGGCTAATCGTAACGTTCCAGATAAACAAGCAGCTAATCTGAATGATTACCATGACAAATATATTAGATCAGAGGTGCATAATGCATTTGCTGAAACAAATAGTATTATTCTAGATTCCACTGACAGTTTTGTTCTTGCAGTTTCTCTTGGTAGTTTGGCATGGACTTTTTAAGTAAAATGGCATTATAAATTTGCAATTGAATATCTTGAATTTTGCTTTATTAACATTCTTCATATGTGATCCTATTCTGATGCAGCCTTTCTTGGAACTTTCAGGTTACCCTAGCTTGTAACAGTTCCCAGGTCTATGGATTTGCTTTCCTAGACTATGCTGCCCTTAAAATTTGGGTGGGTTCAGTCCAAGATGATGACTCGTCTGCAGCTTTGGGTGCTTTGTTGATGCAGGTATGCTCTTGTAGCCCTTTTTGATTGGTTAAGTGAACCAGAAACTGTTATAGTGTTattcattattattctttttttttcaggTTTCTCCTAGAGAATTAATCTATGAAACCTCAGGTCAGAACATGCTTCATTTTCAAATCCTTGTATTTTTAGGAGCTAATACCTATTCTCTTTTGTCAGGCATCTCAAAAGAAACTCAAAGGACAATAAGAAAATACGTCTCAGCAGGTAAATGCTCCTAAAACACTATTCTCTTTATTTGCCAGCAGATAACTCTTTTCTCAGATAGCAAGTTAATGAGACATCAGTTGAAAACTTACAAATATCTTTCCTTAACTTCAGGATCTGTGAAGATGCAGTTGACCCCCCTCTCTGGGATAGATTTCTCTGATGCTTCACAAATTCGAATGTTAATACATTCTAAAGGGTTCTTTAACGCATCAACAGAGTCATGGTTATCTGCTTTGGACTGTGCAGTGAATCGAGATGTAGTTATTTGTGCACTTGGTGGACTTATTGGCCATTTGACTAGGCTCATGGTATACTTGGCTTACCTTTTTCTTCCCTTGATCACATATATTAGTCATCCCAATCGATTGTGCCATTCGTAACTGCTAATTTTTTTAATTAAATTCTTTGTAGTGTTTCATTGGCTGTCCCTAGTCATTGTTTTCCATCGTTTATGTATTTTCGAATTATTCCGCAAAATATTATATACATAATTTTCTCTCTACTATGTCGACCATTGAAATGTGTTTAGTTCTAATTCTACAATCTGAAACCAGTTACATGATGCCCTGAAAAATGGGGAAGTCTTACCATACCATGTGTACAAAACATGTTTAAGGATGGATGGCCAGACTCTTGTGAACCTTGAGATTTTCATCAACAATTTCAATGGCGGTTCATCTAGTAGGAGCACAGATTCAACTTTTTTTTCCTGCTCTTATTTTTTGTTCTTTAACAGTAGTTTTAAACAGTAAACAGATCAAAGATAATATTGCTGAATCTATACCTTGTTGCAGGTACTTTATATAAGCACCTTAATCACTGTGTCACAGCATCTGGTAAGCGGCTGCTAAGAAGGTGGATTTGTCATCCACTTAAAGACATTGATGCTATCAATAAAAGGCTTGATGTTGTTGAGGGTTTTATCCAAAACTGTGGACTAGGCCCTACAGCACTTGGGTATCTCCGGAAAATTCCTGATCTTGAGAGATTATTAGGACAAGTTAGATCCACTGTTGGGTTATCATCTTTGCTTCAACTGCCCTTTATTGGAGAAAAGATACTAAAGAGACGGGTAAGTGGTTCTTTTCTCTTTCAGTCACTAGCTTATTAGCTATTACAGCTCTGGGTTCTCTTATACAGCTAAGTTTTGGAGTGATTTTGAAATGTAATATCTTGTAACAGATCCCATATTCAGTTGATACTTTATTATGTAAGAAATGATCTTATTAAGTTGTTGATTATGAAACCTTTCCTGAAACCATAGTTTGTGCTTGCAGAAAATATGTCAATAAAGCCAATGTGTTTTCCTGCATGTTTTCATAATCGTCTGATTCGTTTTCATGGTCTCCAGTAATATGCTATGAAATATTTGCTTAAAACAAACGTGCTATGAAATCTTGAATATGTATACATATTAGTATTAGTACTAGTTTCAGTGAGACTTTTTGTTAACATGCTAGGGTTTCTAAGGGAAAACCTATGTTCTAGATTTGATTATTGAAATGCAAATTTTCTAGTTTTTCTTCCTGTCAGTTGATTGCTTCATGCAAATATTTATGGCATGTTCCCAGATTAAAACATTTACAATGCTTATCAATGGCCTCCGCAATGGTATTGACTTAGTGACTTACAAAGAGCGGATCATGGTGTCTTGGCACTTTATAAGGTTGTGGAGATTCCATCATTGAGCTGCCTTTGTGAGTTAATCCATACGTTTGAAGAGAGAATACGAAATGAATTTCCATGTGGCCAGGTAAAATATGCCATGGTTTCCCATCTGCATTAGTGTTGTATATATAAGTGCCTGTTTCCATTTTAGTTATTTACTGCTCACTTGTATTTCTTCTATTGCCATTACTTATTGGTTGATCTTGTGAGCTTCGAAAGGATTCTGATGTCGATGACAATGGTGCCAACAATTTGGCTCGTCTGGTGGAATTTTTTATTGGAAAAACTTCTGAATGGTCTTTGGTGATCAATGCTGTCAGCACTATTGATGTGCTTAGGTCCTTTTCTGCAATGACATTGTCATCATTTGGTGCCATGTTCAGACCACAAGTTTTGCTGAAAGATGATGTGCCTATACTTCGGATGAAGGGTCTGTGGCATCTTTATGCTTTTGCGGAAAATGCAAATGGCCTGGTACCAAATGATTTAACCCTTGGTCAGGATTTATCTGGTCTCAATCGTTTTGCATTGTTGTTAACTGGTCCAAATATGGGTGGGAAATCCACAATCATGCGTGCCACCTGCCTGGCTGTTGTACTTGCCCAGGTCTGTATAATCTTTACTTATGCTTGTCTGTTCATGATCTTATTCAAATGTATTACCAAGGTTTCTTCTTCTTTGCAGCTTGGCTGTTATGTCCCCTGCACATCATGTGAGTTGACCCTTGCAGATTCCATCTTTACGCACCTTGGTGCAACTGATCGGATTATGTCTGGGGAAAGTATGTAATCATTTTGACAAATTAGTACATTGCCCACCGCATTTTACTGTTCTGGGTCCAATGAGTTATAATTGATAAATACATGTCTGTGTGGCAAAAGAGTAATACGATGTTTGTAAATCCTTGAATTATCTGTAGAAAGCCCTCATTGTATttatttgaactgttttgcgtcATGAACTTGTTTAGTAGATCAATCAATCTCTTTATATTTCATGATCTAATGCTATATATGTACATTATTCGGTATGCTTGGGTATGAGATGACAATGACCTTGACTTTGTTTTTATATCATTGTTTACAGGTACGTTTCTCGTTGAATGTACTGagactgcctctgttcttcagaaCGCAACTGTGGACTCACTTGTCTTGCTTGATGAGCTTGGAAGAGGAACTAGCACATTTGATGGATATGCAATCGCATATGCTGTGAGTTTTTTTCCTCTGCAGTATCTCAAATCTCATCCTTCCTTGCTATGCTTGATGTTCCCTTAGTATGCTTTCACTTCATAATTAGTGCTGTTACCATGACCCAATGACTGGTAATGACTCATGAGGTGCATGGTACAGGGAACTTTTTTAATACAAAATAGCAACAGACCTTATTTGTCTGGTTCCCAGATTTGGGGAATTGTTAATTTGCTAGCATTAGATATGACATATTATCACACCATTACATGTATTTGTGAGAATCCTACTGTGTGTTTTATCTCTCCAGTAAGATGCAGTATAAGTAGGTTAGACAATCTTGAACAGGTGCATTGCCTTGATGTTTCACGTGCATGCTTCTCTGTTTCTCTTTCCGTTCTGCAACAGGCTTCCTGGTTTCAAATAGCATTTTTTTTAAGAATGCCATTATTAATTATTAATGATATCTAGAATTGGAACTGCCCTACTCTTAGTCCCTGGAAATTGCACTGTCATACTGCCACTAAACTACTCTTTCCTTTGTTTTCACATCAACAATACATGAATCTACAGATCTACATTTATCAGTAATAGCATCTTATGCATTGTCTAACTGTAACTCAGGTGTTCCCAGGGGCGGATCTAGCGGTGGggcggggctcaagccccccctacccaaaccgaatcagtgcaaattactgtagagcccctatgaatttttaggtaaagttctatagtataggggggctgagacttaagatcgagcagcagtgttgttcagtcccccctaaaatatttcctggatccgccgctgggtGTTCCGCCACCTATTGGAGCGTGTGAGATGCCGTCAGCTCTTTGCCACTCACTACCATTCTCTGACAAAGGAGTTCGCCTCGCACCCTCACGTGAGCCTCCAGTATATGGCCTGCATGTTCAAGCCAAGCAGCAACGGCAACGGCCAGAAGGAGCTGACCTTCCTATACCGGCTGACCTCAGGGGCCTGTCCAGAGAGCTACGGCCTGCAGGTCGCCACAATGGCTGGAATCCCGAAGTCGATAGTGGAGAAGGTGTCCGTCGCAGGCCGGGTGATGAGGTCTAAGATCGCCGGGAACTTCAAGTCGAGCGAACAGCGAGCTGAGTTCTCGACCCTCCACGAGGAATGGCTGAGGGAGGCCCTGTCGGTCAGCGTGATGGACGGACTCCTGGATGACAACATCATGGACACGCTGGTCTGCATCCGGCAGGAGCTGAAGGCTCACTTCAGGAAAGCGAGATGAACATTGACACCGCCACTAATCACGTGCGTAGGAGTACTAATTATCAA
Coding sequences within:
- the LOC136451166 gene encoding LOW QUALITY PROTEIN: DNA mismatch repair protein MSH7-like (The sequence of the model RefSeq protein was modified relative to this genomic sequence to represent the inferred CDS: inserted 1 base in 1 codon); amino-acid sequence: MVSADDDIVWSLIGNDDLIAVGLAPEDDDDTGEDAAALFGIDVSSSSAAPTPIDLDGDGGEGATMTGNPLGSNSNNSAPSVAGNSNGVFYELYELDAEIGQKELDWKIIVSGVGKCRQVGISESGIDDAVDKLVARGYKVGRIEQMESANQAKARGLHSVIERKLVHVSTPSIAADNIGTDAVHLLALKEVTLACNSSQVYGFAFLDYAALKIWVGSVQDDDSSAALGALLMQVSPRELIYETSGISKETQRTIRKYVSAGSVKMQLTPLSGIDFSDASQIRMLIHSKGFFNASTESWLSALDCAVNRDVVICALGGLIGHLTRLMLHDALKNGEVLPYHVYKTCLRMDGQTLVNLEIFINNFNGGSSSTLYKHLNHCVTASGKRLLRRWICHPLKDIDAINKRLDVVEGFIQNCGLGPTALGYLRKIPDLERLLGQVRSTVGLSSLLQLPFIGEKILKRRIKTFTMLINGLRNGIDLXDLQRADHGVLALYKVVEIPSLSCLCELIHTFEERIRNEFPCGQDSDVDDNGANNLARLVEFFIGKTSEWSLVINAVSTIDVLRSFSAMTLSSFGAMFRPQVLLKDDVPILRMKGLWHLYAFAENANGLVPNDLTLGQDLSGLNRFALLLTGPNMGGKSTIMRATCLAVVLAQLGCYVPCTSCELTLADSIFTHLGATDRIMSGESTFLVECTETASVLQNATVDSLVLLDELGRGTSTFDGYAIAYAVFRHLLERVRCRQLFATHYHSLTKEFASHPHVSLQYMACMFKPSSNGNGQKELTFLYRLTSGACPESYGLQVATMAGIPKSIVEKVSVAGRVMRSKIAGNFKSSEQRAEFSTLHEEWLREALSVSVMDGLLDDNIMDTLVCIRQELKAHFRKAR